gtctcctgcactgcttgtcctcccaaactttgcttgctgggcttttcatttccccacagctcgtttgctgcttctttttctgctttttcaaactgagtaagagaagtgcaccggtcctggaggtactgcaataccaggtcgatgcgtggagtggacagagcaagctcttcttccatctccctgttccaaaaatccatttaatatatggtccccagataggggacgtatcagatattaaactgataagaacagatatgGTTTTAATCAGTAATAAAGCTACACATAGGATAATACCCAGGATAACTTTACAACATCATTATAAAACCGATTTAAAAGAATAACAAAGACTTTATTACAACAACaagcaatagcaataacatttcaCTTTAAAGACTTTATATATTCTAACACTCTTTCCCTGTAATCTTGATTTTCTTTAGCGGCTTGAATGCATTTCTCCACCTCGTCGATTTCATCGTCATCCGACCAGGTTTCAATGAAATCTCGGATCTCTTGGTCGGTTCGATCTTTCCAATATCTGTACAACTTCTCACCTCTTGTACGAGATTTTTGCTTTTTTGGCACTTCTACCAAACTCACTGGCTTTGTACTTACTGGATTTGCACTTCCAGATACAATCacctcttcttttttctttctcttcaccgacattttttcttctttaactgAAGACTTTACTTGACTCTTTTTCCGTTGGGAATCAGCAGAATCCTCAGAAGGCAGCTCTCCAAGGTCCTGAGAGAGCAGTTCCCTTcttacttcttctttcttctctgccTCCCCAACTCTCTGAGGACAGTTGGCATACAAATGGcctactttaaaacacaaattgcaTTTCCTTGGATTCTTACAATTCTTGGAATCATGTGATGATTCTCCGCAGTTTCGACACAATTTACAGTCCTCTTCTTTGTGGCCATACCTACGACATTTCTTGCAAAACCCAGGCATGCCATTAAAGAAAACATCAAGGCTCCAGTTTCCCAATTGAAATCTTGCAGGTGGAAGTGTATCCTTTTTAAACTTGGCTTTAAACCTGAATTTCGAAGTCCAGATTCCTAGACTGTTCAGGATTTTGCCAACAAAAACGAGCTTATCACAGAACTTACCCAGCACTATCTCTATTTCGCCTATCTTCACATTGGGAGAGTACGATTTGATGACCAACATCACTTCTTCCTGACCGAAATGGGGGAAGATCTTGTACCCTGCTAACCGGGTGTCTTCCTTGTTCTCCTGCAGAATCCTCAGGAAACTCGACAACACCCCTTCTCCGATGAAGGTGATGTCGTATATCCCCCTCCTGGGGTAATCCTGGATGGCCAGGATTTCTTCCTTCCTGACGTGGCCAAGGTCCCCAAGGAGGGTATTCACCACGTAGATCATCTTCTCCTCTCCCACCGACGGCTCCGTCACCACCCGAATAGAGTTCTTAACTCGGGCAAACGCTGGGACTCCTTCTTCTTCTTGCAGCTCCATAGTGTTAAGCTCATCAGAAGCTCGTGTTAAGCTCGTGTTATGCTCTTgcactcccagcatccccctttGGCTTAGGGTTCCTGCTGGAGTATTGATCGCTTCTCATAAGATCTTCTCacgatcttagccaaaaggccgagaagcgataacccgaaaggcgcgcgcgcagacgggcccaaagccaggctagacatgcctccatggggagagggagggctgggcccTGCCGGCAGCACACCTCCGGCCCGAGCCCACACCACATCCaggcaacaccacatccagtcggcccggacccgggggctcccagccccaggccctctctggctcaggccctgtttcgg
The sequence above is a segment of the Xenopus laevis strain J_2021 chromosome 8L, Xenopus_laevis_v10.1, whole genome shotgun sequence genome. Coding sequences within it:
- the LOC121397173 gene encoding zinc finger CCHC domain-containing protein 3-like translates to MLGVQEHNTSLTRASDELNTMELQEEEGVPAFARVKNSIRVVTEPSVGEEKMIYVVNTLLGDLGHVRKEEILAIQDYPRRGIYDITFIGEGVLSSFLRILQENKEDTRLAGYKIFPHFGQEEVMLVIKSYSPNVKIGEIEIVLGKFCDKLVFVGKILNSLGIWTSKFRFKAKFKKDTLPPARFQLGNWSLDVFFNGMPGFCKKCRRYGHKEEDCKLCRNCGESSHDSKNCKNPRKCNLCFKVGHLYANCPQRVGEAEKKEEVRRELLSQDLGELPSEDSADSQRKKSQVKSSVKEEKMSVKRKKKEEVIVSGSANPVSTKPVSLVEVPKKQKSRTRGEKLYRYWKDRTDQEIRDFIETWSDDDEIDEVEKCIQAAKENQDYRERVLEYIKSLK